GCCTCAAGTCGTTGATGCTCCTCGACAAGAAGGGATCCGTGGGCGGAAACTACGGCGCTACGGGCTTGCCGACTCTGGTGATCGTGGACCAGGAGGGCAATGTCCGGGAGACGATTCGCGGGTTCTATCCGGAGATGAAGGATCGGATCGTCCAGGCAATCGAGCCGTTGCTGTAGCCGCATCTTTGGCGGGTGCGCCGGCATGAACCTGGAGGCTACCTCTTATCCGTCTCCCACGGGACGACGTCGCAGGTCTCCTGGTAGAACGTGAGCATCCGTTCCCTGAGCTTCAGCAGTTCGCCCGACAGCGACGGGTCGTCAATCTTGTTGTCGAGTTCCTGCGGGTCCTTGCGCAGGTCGTACAACTCGTCCGATTCATAGAGCCTGCGGACGTACTTGAACTCCTTCGTCCGGCACATCGTCGCCTTCGTGTGCTCCGGCCCCTCGCTCTGCTGGAGGTTCACGCGCGGCCAGTACATCCCCGTCGGTACCTGCGAACTCGAACTCTGGAGTTCCATGCAGTGTCGCTCCCCGTGCAGCCGCCCGCCCTCGCAGAAAACCGCGTCCCGATGCTCGTCGGTCTCGCCGGCTATGACCGGGAGCAGCGACCGGCCGAAATGCGTGTGCTTCGGTTCGATCCCGGTGAGCGCCTCGACCGTCGCCGGGAAGTCGATCAGCTCGACGAGGGCATCGCTCACGCGCGGCTTCACCTCGACCCCGGAAGGCGGCTTGATGATGAACGGCACCCGCGAGAGACAGTCTTCGAAGGTGTTCTGGTTCTTTTCCACCAAGCCGTAGTCGCCGGTGAAGTCCCCGTGGTCGCTGAACATGAAGACCGCCGTGTCGTCGTAGATGCCGGCTTCCTTGAGGGCGTCCATGACCATCCCGAACTGATGATCTACGCGGGCGCACATGCCGTAGTACGTCGCCCGAAGCTCCTTCCATCGGTCCTCAGTCCACGTATGGAGCTTCTGGCGCTCCCAGATGCCCTTCACAATGCTCGGCTTTCCCTTCCAGCCCTCGGGTGTCGGTGTGCGCTTCGGGAGCTTGCTGCGGTCTATCATGCTGTACCACGGCTCCTCGACCGCGTATGGGCAGTGAGGGTAGCTTAGAGGGAGGTAGATGCACAGCGGC
This is a stretch of genomic DNA from Armatimonadota bacterium. It encodes these proteins:
- a CDS encoding sulfatase-like hydrolase/transferase, with translation MPRQPHIIIFNPDSWRGDVLGHIGNPGAVTPNLDAVVKSDAVSFRNAFCQNPVCTPSRCSFMSGWYPHVRGHRTMYHMMHADEPVLLKTLKDNGYFVWWGGKNDLVPGQLPVDPYCTVKYKPTRPVQAGRGLDRQKQWRGEPGGDTYYSFYVGKLDTPGEGSHYDNDWGNVLGAIEFIRNRPEDQPLCIYLPLSYPHCPYAVEEPWYSMIDRSKLPKRTPTPEGWKGKPSIVKGIWERQKLHTWTEDRWKELRATYYGMCARVDHQFGMVMDALKEAGIYDDTAVFMFSDHGDFTGDYGLVEKNQNTFEDCLSRVPFIIKPPSGVEVKPRVSDALVELIDFPATVEALTGIEPKHTHFGRSLLPVIAGETDEHRDAVFCEGGRLHGERHCMELQSSSSQVPTGMYWPRVNLQQSEGPEHTKATMCRTKEFKYVRRLYESDELYDLRKDPQELDNKIDDPSLSGELLKLRERMLTFYQETCDVVPWETDKR